The nucleotide sequence AGCGGGGCGGCGAGTGGCGTGGGTGCCGCTTCGACGACCGTCGCCTCCAGCCCGAGCGCGTGGGCGGTGGAAGCGACCTCGGCGCCGACGAATCCGCCGCCGATCACGACCAGCCGTCCGCCCCGGGCCAGTTCGTCCCGCAGGGCGCGGGCGTCGTCCAGGGTGCGCAGGACGTGGACTCCGGCCAGGCCCTCGGAGCCGGGCAGCCGGCGGGCGGCCGCGCCGGTCGCGATGACGAGGCCGTCGGCCTGGATCTCCCTGCCGTCGGCGAGCCGGACCGCACGCCGGGTACGGTCCAGGCCGGTGGCGCGGACTCCGAGCAGCCACTCCGCCCGCAGGTCCTCGCCGTCCGTCTCCAGGGCGAGGTCGGACTCGCCGAGGTCGCCGGCCAGGAACTCCTTGGACAGCGGGGGCCTGTCGTACGGACGGTGGGCCTCGTCGCCGATGACGACCAGCCGTCCGTCGTAGCCCTGTTTCCGCAACGAGCGCGCCGCCGACAGACCGGCCAGCGAGGCGCCCACGACGGCGACGGTCCTCACGCGGGACCTCCGGCGAGCCGGGCCGCGACGCAGGGCGGCAGGTTGGGGGCGTCCGTGGACACCCGGACGTGGATCATGCCGTCCTCGATGACGACCTCGTGGGTCCGGACCGGAAGCTTGGCCGGCGGGGAGTCGACGGCGCCCGTCCTCAGGTCGAACTTCGAAGCATGCAGCGGGCATTCCACCTCGCAGCCCTCCAGCCAGCCGTCGGCGAGCGAGGCGTCCTGGTGGGTGCAGGTGTCGTCGATGGCGAACACCTCGCCGTCGTCGGTGTGGAACACCGAGACCGGCGGGTCGATGTCGAGCCGGAGGGCCTCGCCTCGCGGGAGATCTGCGAGACGGCACGCGGGAATCATCATGACACCTCGGGTGCGTATAGCGAAACGGATTGCGGTAAGCGCAACAACAGTTTGAGGTCGCCCAGAATCCTTGTCAAGGCGTCGAAGGGCCCGCTTCGGACGGGTGCGACGGCCGTCGTCAGGGCAGCCCAAACGCCCGTACCACCTGCGGGAACAGGCGGTACGGGCGCCGTGCGTGGGTCGTGCGTGGGTCGTCGCGTGGGCGGTCAGAAGCCGCGGTCGATCCACTCCTGGAGCTGCGGGGCCTCCGCGCCGACGGTGGTCGTGTCACCGTGTCCGGTGTGGACGACGGTGTCGCCGGGCAGCGTCAGCAGCCGGTCGCGGATCGAGTCGACGATGGTCGGGAAGTCGCTGTACGACCGTCCCGTCGCCCCCGGACCGCCCGCGAACAGGGTGTCGCCGCTGAAGAGCGCCGTCAGGCCCGGCGCGTACAGACAGACCGCTCCGGGAGCGTGGCCGGGCGTGTGCAGCACGGTCAGGTCGACGCCCGCCACGGTGAGGACCTGACCGTCGGCGAGTTCGCCGTCGGGTGTCCGGTCGGGGTGGGTCTGCTTCCACAGCGGCAGGTCGTCGGAGTGGAGCAGGATCGGGGCGCCGGTGCGCGCCGCGAGTTCGGGCGCCGCGTCGATGTGGTCGTTGTGGGCGTGGGTGCACACGATGGCCCGCAGGGTGCGCCCGCCGAGCGCTTCGGCGATCGCTCCGGCGTCGTGCGCGGCGTCGATGACGACGGCCTCGGTGTCGTCGCCGACGATCCACACGTTGTTGTCGACGTCCCAGGTGCCGCCGTCCAGCGAGAACGTCCCCGAGGTGACGAGATGTTCGATGCGGGCGGCCATCAGAGGACCACTACCGAGCGCAGGACGTCGCCGCCGTGCATCCGCTCGAAGGCCTTCTCCACGTCGTCCAGCGCGATGGTCTCCGTGACGAAGGCGTCCAGGTCCAGGCGGCCCTGGAGGTACAGGTCGATGAGCATCGGGAAGTCACGGGAGGGTAGGCAGTCGCCGTACCAGGAGGACTTCAGCGTGCCACCGCGGCCGAAGACGTCCAGCAGCGGCAGCTCCAGCTTCATCTCCGGGGTCGGCACACCGACGAGGACGACCGTGCCGGCCAGGTCGCGGGCGTAGAAGGCCTGCTTGTACGTCTCCGGGCGGCCCACCGCCTCGATGACGACGTCGGCCCCGAAGCCGCCGGTCAGCTCACGGATCGCCTCGACCGGGTCGGTGTTCTTCGAGTTGACCGCGTGGGTCGCGCCCAGCTTCCTGGCGGTGTCCAGCTTGGCGTCGTCGATGTCCACCGCGATGATCTTCGCCGCGCCCGCCAGGTTCGATCCGACGACCGCGGCCGCCCCGACGCCACCACAGCCGATGACGGCCACGCTGTCACCGCGCCCGACGTTGCCGGTGTTGATGGCCGCGCCGATGCCGGCCATCACCCCGCACCCCAGCAGGCCGGCGGCGGCCGCGGAGGCGGCCCGGTCGACCTTCGTGCACTGCCCCGCCGCCACCAGCGTCTTCTCCGCGAAGGCGCCGATGCCCAGCGCCGGCGACAGCTCGGTGCCGTCGAGCAGCGTCATCTTCTGCTTCGCGTTGTGGGTGCTGAAGCAGTACCACGGGCGTCCGCGCAGACAGGCCCGGCACTGCCCGCAGACCGCACGCCAGTTGAGGATGACGAAGTCACCGGGGGCCACATCGGTGACACCTTCCCCCACCGACTCCACGACGCCCGCCGCCTCATGGCCCAGCAGGAAGGGGAACTCGTCGTTGATGCCGCCCTCCCGATAGTGCAGATCGGTGTGGCAGACCCCGCAGGCCTCGACCTTCACCAGCGCCTCCCCCGGGCCGGGGTCGGGCACGATGATCGTTTCCAGGCTGACGGGGGCGCCCTTGCCCCGCGCGACGACAGCACGGACCTGGTGAGCCATGGCCACTCCTCGGCAGTAACGAGACCTGAGTCTGCGGTTGCTTATTACGGTACGCATCGCGCCTACCGCAACACAGCATCGTGGAGCGCCGACCAGGGGTCAAGAAGTTCCGCCGTCGTCGGCGCTGCTCGGGGTCTACGCGTTCCGCTACTCGTCGGGGAGAGCCTGCTCGGCCCAGATGGTCTTGCCCGTGCGGGTGTGGCGGCTGCCCCAGCGCTGGGTGAGCTGGGCGACGAGCAGGAGGCCGCGGCCGCCTTCGTCGAAGGCACGGGCCCGGCGCATGTGCGGAGCGGTGCTGCTGGAGTCCGAGACCTCGCAGATCAGTGTGTTCTCGCGGATCAGCCGCAGCTGGATCGGGGACCCGCCGTAGCGGATGGCGTTGGTGACCAGCTCGCTGACGATGAGTTCCGTGACGAAGGAGGCCTCCTCCAGCCGCCAGGCGGCCAGTTGATCGCAGGCCAGCTTGCGGGCATGGCCGACGAACGCGGGGTCGGCGGGAACGTCCCAGGTGGCGACCCGGTCGGCGTCCAGTGCCCGGGTCCGGGCCAGGAGCAGGGCCACGTCGTCGACGGGCCGCTCCGTCAGCAGACTCCGCAGCACCGCGTCACACGTCTGCTCCAGGGGACGGTCCGTGCCGCGCAGAGCCTGGCGCAGCCGCGCGAGTCCGTCGTCCAGGTCGCGGTCCGGCGCCTGGACCAGGCCGTCGGTGTAGAAGGCGAACACACTGCCCTCGGGGACGTCGAACTCTGCGGTTTCGAAGGGCAGACCGCCCACGCCCAGCGGCGGCCCGATCGGCAGGTCCAGGAACGCGGCCTCGCCGTCCGGGCCGATCAGCACCGGTGGCGGGTGACCGGCCCTGGCCATGGAGCAGCGGCGCGAGACAGGGTCGTAGACGGCGTACAGGCAGGTGGCCCCGATCTCGCCCGGGCTCTCCGCGTCCTCGGCCTCGTCCGCCGTCCGCTCGGAGTCCAGGCGCAGGACGATGTCGTCGAGCTGGGTGAGCAGCTCGTCCGGCGCCAGGTCCACGTCGGCCAGGGTGCGGACGGCCGTGCGGAGCCGGCCCATGGTCGCGGACGCCTGCACACCGTGGCCGACGACATCGCCCACGACGAGCCCCACTCTGGCTCCGGACAGGGGGATGACGTCGAACCAGTCGCCGCCGATCCCGGCGCGCGTGCTGGCCGGCTGGTAGCGGGAGGCGACCTCGACGGCGGCCTGCAGAGGCGCGCGGTGGGGAAGAAGACTGCGTTGCAGTTCGAGGGCGATGGCGCGTTCGCGGGTGTAGCGGCGGGCGTTGTCGACGCAGACCGCGGCGCGGGCGGCGAGCTCCTCGGCCAACAGCAGATCGTCCTGGCCGAAGGGCTCGGCCGTGCGGTGGCGGGCGAGGACCGACAGGCCCAGGGTCATGCCTCGGGCGCGCAGGGGCACGGCCATCATGGAGTGGATGCCGTGGACCTCGATACTGCGGGCACGCTCCGGTGAGCCCGCCCACGGCAGCCCGGTGACGTCGTCGACCTCGTACAGCAGGGCCCGGCCGGTGGTCAGCGCG is from Streptomyces sp. NBC_01314 and encodes:
- a CDS encoding bifunctional 3-phenylpropionate/cinnamic acid dioxygenase ferredoxin subunit; its protein translation is MMIPACRLADLPRGEALRLDIDPPVSVFHTDDGEVFAIDDTCTHQDASLADGWLEGCEVECPLHASKFDLRTGAVDSPPAKLPVRTHEVVIEDGMIHVRVSTDAPNLPPCVAARLAGGPA
- a CDS encoding MBL fold metallo-hydrolase, whose protein sequence is MAARIEHLVTSGTFSLDGGTWDVDNNVWIVGDDTEAVVIDAAHDAGAIAEALGGRTLRAIVCTHAHNDHIDAAPELAARTGAPILLHSDDLPLWKQTHPDRTPDGELADGQVLTVAGVDLTVLHTPGHAPGAVCLYAPGLTALFSGDTLFAGGPGATGRSYSDFPTIVDSIRDRLLTLPGDTVVHTGHGDTTTVGAEAPQLQEWIDRGF
- a CDS encoding S-(hydroxymethyl)mycothiol dehydrogenase, with amino-acid sequence MAHQVRAVVARGKGAPVSLETIIVPDPGPGEALVKVEACGVCHTDLHYREGGINDEFPFLLGHEAAGVVESVGEGVTDVAPGDFVILNWRAVCGQCRACLRGRPWYCFSTHNAKQKMTLLDGTELSPALGIGAFAEKTLVAAGQCTKVDRAASAAAAGLLGCGVMAGIGAAINTGNVGRGDSVAVIGCGGVGAAAVVGSNLAGAAKIIAVDIDDAKLDTARKLGATHAVNSKNTDPVEAIRELTGGFGADVVIEAVGRPETYKQAFYARDLAGTVVLVGVPTPEMKLELPLLDVFGRGGTLKSSWYGDCLPSRDFPMLIDLYLQGRLDLDAFVTETIALDDVEKAFERMHGGDVLRSVVVL
- a CDS encoding SpoIIE family protein phosphatase produces the protein MGEHGVASAAVDARGLVIAWSAGARRVLGYEHGEVVGRRAADLLADALPASARSRLAEPAEWRGPVHARHRDGHGVELELEAHPLLGSAGENQWFLTATVPEPAARLRRWALDQLPVPIALFDQDGLAVSANSAMEGVMGRPQKDLLGRRVGESVDGMRRIPGFEGLDEAVQHVLRTGEPTPYEAWLRAPGEAREHAWLVSLSPLKDGSGEVRGMCLAAIDSTEQFLARRRLSMLNESGNRIGSTLDVTRTAEELAEVCADHLADFVVVDLLDSVLEGEEATPSPGTAPLVFRRTAQRSVLEGCPEAVIPVGSRHTYAEGSPPGRALTTGRALLYEVDDVTGLPWAGSPERARSIEVHGIHSMMAVPLRARGMTLGLSVLARHRTAEPFGQDDLLLAEELAARAAVCVDNARRYTRERAIALELQRSLLPHRAPLQAAVEVASRYQPASTRAGIGGDWFDVIPLSGARVGLVVGDVVGHGVQASATMGRLRTAVRTLADVDLAPDELLTQLDDIVLRLDSERTADEAEDAESPGEIGATCLYAVYDPVSRRCSMARAGHPPPVLIGPDGEAAFLDLPIGPPLGVGGLPFETAEFDVPEGSVFAFYTDGLVQAPDRDLDDGLARLRQALRGTDRPLEQTCDAVLRSLLTERPVDDVALLLARTRALDADRVATWDVPADPAFVGHARKLACDQLAAWRLEEASFVTELIVSELVTNAIRYGGSPIQLRLIRENTLICEVSDSSSTAPHMRRARAFDEGGRGLLLVAQLTQRWGSRHTRTGKTIWAEQALPDE